CGTGATGAGCCTGTTCCTCATCTTCACCGGCACGGACTTTGGCTCCATGAAGCTCAACGAGGACAACGCCAAAAACGGCGACCTGTTTACCACCGCCGACCGTCCCTACGGCAACGATGTGGACGACGGCACCGACACCCGCGGCCATGTGGCGGACCTGATCGCCCCGGTGCTGGTGCTGATCGCAGCCTGCATCTTCGGCATGATCTACACCGGCGGCTTCTTTGAGGGCGTGGACTTCGTTACCGCCTTTGCGGACTGCAACGCTTCTGCAGGTCTGGTGCTGGGCAGCAGCATTGCCCTGCTGTTCACCTTTGTGTTCTACCGCGTGCGCAATGTGATGACCTTTCAGGACTTTGCCGCCTGCATTCCCGAGGGCTTCAAGGCCATGGTCAGCCCCATGCTGATCCTCTCCCTCGCATGGACCCTGTCCGGCATGACTGGCCTGCTGGGCGCAAAATATTACGTTGCCAACCTGCTGAGTGGCTCTGCTGCAGCGCTGCAGTACATGCTGCCGGTCATCATCTTCCTTGTGGCAGTGTTCCTTGCCTTTGCCACCGGCACGAGCTGGGGCACCTTCTCCATCCTCATCCCCATCGTGTGCCATGCCTTCCCGGAGGGCGAGATGCTGGTCATTTCCATTGCGGCCTGCCTGTCCGGTGCCGTCTGCGGCGACCACTGCTCCCCCATCTCGGACACCACCATCATGGCATCCGCCGGTGCCCACTGCAGCCATGTGAACCATGTGTCCACCCAGCTGCCCTACGCCATTACGGCGGCTTCCTGCGCGGCAGTGTGCTATGTCATCACGGGCATTGCACAGGCTTTCCTTGGTGCCAACGGCAGCCTGTTCACCTCGCTGATCCTGCTGGCCGTTGCCATTGCCGTAGAGCTGGTGGTGCTCAGCGTGATCCGTGTGCGCACGAACAAAAAGGCGGCAGAATAAATTCCTGCCCAAAATTCAGCTGTTTCGCTTTGCGCCGCGGCCAAAACGTGGTATTTTTAAATAAAATGAACTATCGGAGGCACACGACCTATGCTGGAACAGGCATTTCAGGACGTATACACCAAATTCAAGCTGCATTTCTACCAGAACGTTTTTCAGCGTTTTGCCACCCGGGAAGCCACGCTGACCACGGTGGAGTCCTTCTGCATGGAGGGCATCATGGCTATGGGCGAACCCACCATTGCGGAGTTTTCCCGCATGATGCAGATCTCCACCCCCAACGCGGCGTATAAGATCGGCAGTCTGGTGAAGAAGGGCTATGTGGAAAAGATCCAGTCCACCACCGACCGGCGCGAGTATCACCTGCGCCCCACCCAGAAGTATATCGATTACTACAACATCAGCTATTCCTATCTGCACACTGTGGTGGAGCGCGCAAGAGAGCGCTTCTCACCCGAGGACTGTGCAAAGCTGGAGGAGATGCTCACCATTGTGAGCACCGAGCTGATGCCCGAGTTGGATATGCTCAAGAAGGACGAAAAGGCAGAATAAGCAACAAAGAACTCCCGGACATCCGTCCGGGAGTTCTTTTGTTTCCCCTTACTTCTGCTCTTTATCTACTACCTGGATCCTGCCCTTCTTCCACAGCACATAGGAGGTAAGGATGCCGATGGGCAGCATCACGATGATGAAGATGCCCACAAGGCCGCCCAGCACGGAGCCGTAGCCTGCAAGGCGTGCGGCGAGGGAGAGCAC
Above is a genomic segment from Faecalibacterium taiwanense containing:
- a CDS encoding MarR family winged helix-turn-helix transcriptional regulator, which gives rise to MLEQAFQDVYTKFKLHFYQNVFQRFATREATLTTVESFCMEGIMAMGEPTIAEFSRMMQISTPNAAYKIGSLVKKGYVEKIQSTTDRREYHLRPTQKYIDYYNISYSYLHTVVERARERFSPEDCAKLEEMLTIVSTELMPELDMLKKDEKAE
- a CDS encoding Na+/H+ antiporter NhaC family protein, with the translated sequence MKNKNLSWFAALLVFALLLWCTAATPGKIADPSTYTCAVYSTIFSLLPPVIAIVLALNTKEVYTSLLVGIASGALLYANGNLELAINTLFFNEDGGMVAKLSDSSNVGILVFLVMLGILVALMNKAGGSAAFGRWASTHIHSRAGAQFATLLLGVMIFVDDYFNCLTVGSVMRPVTDRQKVSRAKLAYLIDATAAPVCIIAPVSSWAAAVTSSVPEGSGINGFTMFLRTIPYNYYALLTLVMSLFLIFTGTDFGSMKLNEDNAKNGDLFTTADRPYGNDVDDGTDTRGHVADLIAPVLVLIAACIFGMIYTGGFFEGVDFVTAFADCNASAGLVLGSSIALLFTFVFYRVRNVMTFQDFAACIPEGFKAMVSPMLILSLAWTLSGMTGLLGAKYYVANLLSGSAAALQYMLPVIIFLVAVFLAFATGTSWGTFSILIPIVCHAFPEGEMLVISIAACLSGAVCGDHCSPISDTTIMASAGAHCSHVNHVSTQLPYAITAASCAAVCYVITGIAQAFLGANGSLFTSLILLAVAIAVELVVLSVIRVRTNKKAAE